The genomic region CCATCGACCTGATAGAAACGATCGAAAATATGCGGAAGCTGCTCGGCCGGGATGCCGATGCCGGTATCTGAGACTTTGACCGTCACGAAGTTTTCTTCGCGGACTGCTGAAATATCGATCCGGCCTTCGGGCGGCGTAAACTTGATGGCGTTGGCGATGACGTTGCTGACGATCTTCTCAAGCGCATCCTGATCGGCGTTGATCAGCAGGTCGCCTGGCGGTTCCTGCAGATCGAGATGAACGCCTTTTAGCGCCGCGAGATGCTTCATCGAGGCAGCGGTGTGCTTCAGGAAGTGGCCCATGTCGATCGGCCTCTTCGCGAGCGTAGCCCGACCTTCCTCCAAGCGAATGAGGCTCAGAATGTCGTTGACGAGGCGCAGCAGTCGCAGCGCGTTGTTCTCGATCACGTCCAGGAGCTGCTGTGACGATGGGCCGAGACGGGCGGCGTCGGACTTCAGCTTTTCGACAGGCGCGAGAATGAGCGTCAGCGGTGTCCGCAACTCGTGGCTGACGTTAGCGAAGAACTGGGATTTGAGGCGGTCGAGCGCCGACAGCTCCTGATGCTGGGACGCCAGCTTGTACTTTAAGCGGAATTCGTTGAAGCGCCGCCGGTAGTTGAAGTGAACGGCCGTGACCGAGATGATGCAGGTCAGGACGAGAAAATAGAGGTTGTTCAGAAGCGTATTGGTGGTGTCGTGGGCGCTCGGCACGCGCGAACAGGCGATGATGTAGATGCCCAGCGTAGAAATGCAGAGCAGGGCCGCTTCGAACGGCTGCATCGGCGCCAAGACGCCGACAGCGAACAGAATAAGAAACAGGCCGTTGTAATAGGTCGAGTTGGCGCCGTCTGTGATGCCGATGATGACCGCGATCGAGGCGACCGCGATCAGCAGGCCCGCCATCGTCAGATAGCGGACGTAGACAGCCGATTTTTCCCAGAAGTGCAGGGCATAGAGAATTGCGATCAGCCCGGCCGCGACGAGGCGAATAACGGTCAGCGTTCCGAGCTGATCGGCATAGGTAATGCGATCGAGCGCAATACCCGCAGGTATGAGGACGATGCCAAGGATGCAGGCGACCTTCGACTGCCTTAGCCGAAGCTCGTGCTCCTCAGCCTCGAAGGCGCGTCTCAGGTCGGTGCGGTCATCCATGCGGTCAGACGAGTGGTTTGTCGATCTCCAGGAATACGTTGATACCCGTGTCGTCTGTATAAATCTTTAGCGGACCGAGATCCGGTGCAAGTCTTTCCATGTCTGCTTCGTCGCGCAGAACCAAGTGCCATTCCATGACGTGCTCCATCAATCCTTTCACAGGGTTTGACGAATGCACATTTGTGACAATCACCCGGCCGCCGGGTTCGCACCACTGGTAGAAGAGGCGTACCAATTTGGTGCAGACGCGATCGGAAAGGTAATCAAAGAGGCCGGCGCAGTAGATGATGTCATAGGTTTTGGCAGCTTCGGGCAGCTCGATGGCCTGCCGAAGAAGCTCCTGCACGGTCTTGAGGATGTAAGTGACCTTCGGCGGATCGTCCTGACTGTCGGTGATCGCCTCGATCTGATTTTGGGCATAGGCAAGCGTCTCGGCATTGAAGTCGAGCAAGTCGAACGAGAAACGCTTGGCTTCCTTGTTGTTGGCAAAGAACAGCTGGAGTTCCTGAACGGGACCGCAGCCGACATTGAGGACACGCACTTCTTTGTTGGCGGCTACCGCGTCCTCGGCGGCCTTCGACAGCATCTTTTCGAGCATATAGATGCGGTTGCGATGGGCTTCCGGCGGGCCGCCGTTGAGCAGCCAATCGTTGATGATCTGGCCGTACGTCGTCTTGCCGCCGCGCTCCTTGCGGAACATCATGTTGACCATTTCGTAGTCGCCCGCATAGCCAAGCGGCTTCGAATAGACGCGATTGAAGAAGGGCGAAGCCATCATCAACGGCAGAAGATCGCGCTGGGCGAGCTGTTTGTGGTTTTCGACTTCGTCGGCTTCGAGCTGTCGGCAGGCCTTTTCAAGCTCAAGGAAGAGCTCGGTGATACGCGGCATCACTGGCGCCTTGATTTCCTCAAAGCGTTCGGCATCGAGCATCGCATTGCCTGCGCCGGGTTCGCCTTCGATGGCCAGGTCGACCTGGTCGAGCCAGAAGCTCAGGTCGCTCAGAAAAGACCGGAGATCGGCGACTTTCAGCTGGTAGTTCGGATCGAGCTTGTTGACTCGTTCCCATTCTTCGACAAAGCGCCCGACTTCCGATCCGAGCCCGGCGGGGTCGGAGATGATAGTGTCGATTGCCGACCATTGATTGACCAGCGTTGCTGAGACAACCACCAAGATGCTCGTTGTAACGACCCCCGTTACGACGGCGTCTCCCTGGTAGACCAGGTTCTTGCCGCGGCGCACCTTAAGGTCGCTCAATACCTCGCTCGTCTGGACGGGCGAAAATGGATTGTAAATCTCAAAAACAATGTTACGCCGCGACAGCTTTCTGAGGGTGCCCCGGAAAATAGTACCTTGGCTACTTCTAAAGGAAACCGTGCGATCAATATCTCGCTCGATGCGCAAGGGGTGTGCTCCTACAACTGAACGATGTGGACTTCGCGAACGTAAGGTTACCACAATCGTTCAGTTTTGCGCCGCGTGATTTAGAAACAGTTGAGATGATTTCTAAGCATCAATGGCTTGGAGGTACATCTTTGCTACGCCTCCTTAGGGAGGCACACCGTGAACGTTGATTTGCACAAATTTTCATCGCTGGAAGTCAGCAGCTCGCCGCCGAAGGCCCAAAGGGCGCTGCGGATCGTCCGCCACGTCTGATGATCCTCCAGAGTGCCAGGCACATCCTTGGCCGGCACGCTGAGCCGCACTTCGTTGTGTGCGGCACCGCAAAAGAGTTCGATCTCAGCCGATGGCGTCGACTGGCGGCCGTTGGCGCCGCTGTTTCGCAGCAGGTTGGCGAGGATGAATTTCATAATCTCGCGCGGCATCCGATAGGTGAAATCGCCGGAGGTAGCGAGCGAGAGGCCTTTGGCGGGCCCTCTTACATTTTGCTCGATCACTTCGTGCAGCGTATCCGCCATGGAGGAGGACTGGCCAGCCGAGGCTTGGACGAGGCCGCGGGCGAGTCTGCCGATCGAATTGGCCATGGACCTGCATTGCTCCACGTCTTGCAAAATTTGCCCCGAGCATGCTGCGATTTTGGACTGACGCAGGCGCGCCGACCAAGATTCGAGGTACGCATTCGTATTCTGCGGCGCTTCCAGCGATCCTTGTCCAGCGAGATGGGCCAAGTGCTGGGCCTCGCTGTGAAGGGATTTCAAAGGTGCGTCCAAACCACCGGCAAGAATGGACAGCAGTGCGAGATTAGCTTCGCTGGCATCGCCGGTTGAGATCGGGCCGACGACGGGTTCTGCAAGCTTGGATGCCGAACGTTCGACGCTCAGCGCGTCCTGCATTGCCGCGCAAAGCTCATCGAGGTTCCAGGGTTTCGGCACGAAGCGGTAGATCGCTGCATCGTTGATGGCGTGCTGCAGATTGTCGATGTTGGCGTAAGCGCTCGTCAGTACGCGGATGGTTGACGGCCAGGACTTGCGGACATCGCTGAGAAAAGAAACGCCGCTGTCGCGCGGCATGCGTTCGTCGCTGACGACGACGGAAATCTCGTCGCCCTCGGACTCGAGAATTTCCATAGCCGCATCGGGACTGCTGGCCGTTCGGACGTTCGCATATTTGCCGACCGACGCCTTGAAGTATTTCAGCGATAAGGGTTCGTCGTCGACAAAGAGAATTGTGGGGTTCTGCTTGTCGCTCGTCTCTGAGCGGTTTGACATGGTTCAAGAGGCCTTGCTTGAGGCGAAGTGTGAAAATGACTTCTGATTTGCGTGCATGCCTTGGATATATATACGTGCCTAGATAATTCAATCTGGCTACTGATATTCAAAATCAATATCGGATTGAATGAAAATTTGAGATGTTGGCAGTCAATCTTAATAGTTTCTGACTGCTATTTTCATAGCGATACAAAATGGAGTTCGGCGTATGGCGGAGGCATACTTCGCTAAGGCGGGCGGAGCCGATGAGCAAGGAACTCGTTAACGTCTGCCTATGCAGCCTGACAGTATCTTTATCTTTTGGAAATTCGGAAATCGCTGTCGTTTCTGCGAGCGCCGACGTGGGCGCTCGCTATCGGAATAGGATCGGGCAGCCGGTCCTCAGACGCTGAGCAGCAGATGTTCTCGCTCCCAAGGGCTGATGACGCGCATGAATTCTTCGAATTCACTGCGCTTCAGGGCCAGATACACGTGGCAGAAACGTTTTCCGAGAATGTCGTGAAGGGCCGTGCTTTCCTCGAAATCGGTCAGCGCTTCGAGCAGGCCGCGTGGTAACTGATGATCGTTGCGGTAAGCGTTACCGACCACGGCTTGGCGTGGTTCAAGCGCATTCTTCATTCCGAGGTAGCCGCACGCGAGGCTCGCGGCGAGTGCCAGATAGGGGTTTGAATCGGCGCCCGCGAGGCGGTTCTCGACGCGCCGGGCCGAGGTGTTGGCGACCGGCACGCGCAGGCCTGCAGAGCGGTTGTCGAAACCCCATTCGACGTTGATTGGCGCAGCTCCATTCGGCACGAGGCGGCGATAGGAATTCACGTACGGGGCAAGCAGGCACATGGCTGCCGGAAGGTACGTTTGCTGA from Hyphomicrobium sp. MC1 harbors:
- a CDS encoding class I SAM-dependent methyltransferase — its product is MSDLKVRRGKNLVYQGDAVVTGVVTTSILVVVSATLVNQWSAIDTIISDPAGLGSEVGRFVEEWERVNKLDPNYQLKVADLRSFLSDLSFWLDQVDLAIEGEPGAGNAMLDAERFEEIKAPVMPRITELFLELEKACRQLEADEVENHKQLAQRDLLPLMMASPFFNRVYSKPLGYAGDYEMVNMMFRKERGGKTTYGQIINDWLLNGGPPEAHRNRIYMLEKMLSKAAEDAVAANKEVRVLNVGCGPVQELQLFFANNKEAKRFSFDLLDFNAETLAYAQNQIEAITDSQDDPPKVTYILKTVQELLRQAIELPEAAKTYDIIYCAGLFDYLSDRVCTKLVRLFYQWCEPGGRVIVTNVHSSNPVKGLMEHVMEWHLVLRDEADMERLAPDLGPLKIYTDDTGINVFLEIDKPLV
- a CDS encoding response regulator, encoding MSNRSETSDKQNPTILFVDDEPLSLKYFKASVGKYANVRTASSPDAAMEILESEGDEISVVVSDERMPRDSGVSFLSDVRKSWPSTIRVLTSAYANIDNLQHAINDAAIYRFVPKPWNLDELCAAMQDALSVERSASKLAEPVVGPISTGDASEANLALLSILAGGLDAPLKSLHSEAQHLAHLAGQGSLEAPQNTNAYLESWSARLRQSKIAACSGQILQDVEQCRSMANSIGRLARGLVQASAGQSSSMADTLHEVIEQNVRGPAKGLSLATSGDFTYRMPREIMKFILANLLRNSGANGRQSTPSAEIELFCGAAHNEVRLSVPAKDVPGTLEDHQTWRTIRSALWAFGGELLTSSDENLCKSTFTVCLPKEA